A single genomic interval of Rhododendron vialii isolate Sample 1 chromosome 3a, ASM3025357v1 harbors:
- the LOC131320064 gene encoding probable pre-mRNA-splicing factor ATP-dependent RNA helicase DEAH5 codes for MGVAAKEDDGLKKLEYLSLVSKVCTELESHLGFGDKVLAEFITEMGRNCEKVEDFDAQLKQNGAEMPDYFVRTLLTIIHAILPPNPKSKSVKESKRESNKSSFPGLGVGDSRERVKELEREIEMETKDLDRERRERRSNRDVEERGDRDERHRGDRDKEDRGRGRYRDRDKHDRHGRDGYEDDGDNGRRERKNDAERQDRHRRDGYEEDGNNKGDDDRRERRNDRHRRDGYEEHGDNKGDDDRRERRNDRNRRDGYERDEGHDRKERRNNGPRSDEPELYQVYKGRVSRVMETGCFVQLSEFRGKEGLVHVSQIATRRIGNAKDVVKRDQEVHVKVISVLGQKLSLSMRDVDQNTGEDLLPLKKRSGDDDAFRANPSGLNGGGPKIRTGLSGIRINDEDVAVPSRRPLKRMSSPEIWEANQLVAAGVMSVRENPMYDEEGDGVLYQEEGAEEELEIELNEDEPAFLQGQSRYSMDMSPVKIFKNPEGSLSRAAALQSALIKERREVRDQQQRTMLDSIPKDLNRPWEDPMPETGERHLAQELRGVGLSAYDMPEWKKDAFGKSLTFGQRSKLSIQDQRQSLPIAKLKRELIQAVHDNQVLVVIGETGSGKTTQVTQYLAEAGYTTKGKIGCTQPRRVAAMSVAKRVAEEFGCRLGEEVGYAIRFEDCTGPDTVIKYMTDGMLLREILIDENLSQYAVVMLDEAHERTIHTDVLFGLLKQLVKRRPDLRLIVTSATLDAEKFSGYFFNCNIFTIPGRTYPVEILYTKQPESDYLDASLITVMQIHLTEPEGDILLFLTGQEEIDHACQCLYERMKGLGKNVPELIILPVYSALPSEMQSRIFEPAPPGKRKVVVATNIAEASLTIDGIFYVIDPGFAKQNVYNPKQGLDSLVITPISQASAKQRAGRAGRTGPGKCYRLYTESAFHNEMSPASVPEIQRINLGTTTLTMKAMGINDLLSFDFMDPPSPQALISAMEQLYSLGALDEEGLLTKLGRKMAEFPLDPPLSKMLLASVDLGCSDEILTIIAMIQTGNIFYRPREKQAQADQKRAKFFQPEGDHLTLLAVYEAWKAKNFSGPWCFENFVQSRSLRRAQDVRKQLLTIMDRYKLDVVSAGKNFTKVRKAITAGFFFHGARKDPQEGYRTLVENQPVYIHPSSSVFQRQPDWVVYHELVMTTKEYMREVTVIDPKWLVELAPRFFKVADPTKMSKRKRQERIEPLYDRYHEPNSWRLSKRRA; via the exons ATGGGTGTCGCTGCGAAGGAAGACGATGGTTTGAAGAAATTGGAGTACCTTTCGTTGGTCTCAAAGGTATGTACTGAACTCGAGTCACACTTAGGGTTTGGTGACAAGGTCTTGGCCGAATTCATCACCGAGATGGGCCGGAACTGCGAAAAAGTCGAGGATTTCGACGCCCAGTTGAAGCAAAACGGCGCCGAGATGCCCGACTACTTCGTCCGCACGCTTTTAACTATTATCCACGCCATCTTGCCCCCAAACCCTAAGTCCAAATCCGTAAAGGAATCCAAGAGAGAAAGCAATAAATCGAGTTTTCCAGGTCTGGGGGTTGGTGATAGTAGAGAGAGAGTCaaagagctagagagagaaatcgagATGGAAACCAAGGATCTCGatagggagaggagagagaggcgtaGCAACAGAGATGTGGAGGAAAGGGGTGATAGAGATGAAAGGCATAGGGGTGATAGAGACAAAGAGGATAGAGGAAGGGGGAGGTATCGGGATAGGGATAAGCACGACAGGCATGGGAGAGATGGGTATGAAGATGATGGGGATAATGGtaggagggagagaaagaatGATGCGGAAAGACAGGATAGGCATAGGAGAGATGGGTATGAAGAAGATGGGAATAACAAAGGGGATGATGATAGGAGGGAGAGAAGGAATGATAGGCATCGGAGAGATGGGTACGAAGAACATGGGGATAACAAAGGGGATGATGATAGGAGGGAGAGAAGGAATGACAGGAATAGGAGAGATGGGTATGAACGTGATGAGGGTCATGATAGGAAGGAGAGAAGGAATAATGGGCCCAGGTCGGACGAGCCGGAATTGTATCAGGTGTATAAGGGAAGAGTGTCGAGAGTGATGGAAACGGGTTGTTTTGTTCAGCTCAGTGAGTTTAGGGGTAAAGAGGGTCTGGTCCATGTTTCCCAGATTGCGACTCGGAGGATTGGCAACGCTAAGGACGTAGTGAAACGCGACCAGGAGGTTCATGTGAAGGTGATATCTGTTTTGGGGCAGAAGTTGAGTCTTTCGATGAGGGATGTTGATCAGAATACCGGTGAAGACCTACTTCCGCTGAAAAAGAGGTCGGGCGATGATGATGCTTTTAGGGCAAATCCTTCGGGATTGAATGGTGGGGGGCCAAAGATCAGGACAGGTCTTTCTGGGATTAGAATCAATGACGAAGATGTTGCTGTCCCGTCACGCCGGCCGTTGAAGAGGATGAGTTCGCCAGAGATATGGGAAGCTAATCAGCTGGTGGCTGCAGGAGTTATGAGTGTTAGGGAGAACCCCATGTATGATGAAGAAGGCGATGGTGTTTTATATCAAGAAGAGGGTGCTGAGGAAGAGCTTGAAATCGAGCTAAATGAAGATGAACCAGCCTTTTTGCAGGGACAAAGCCGGTACTCTATGGACATGTCACCTGTTAAGATTTTCAAGAATCCTGAAGGGTCCTTGAGTCGCGCGGCAGCCCTTCAGTCTGCTCTCATAAAGGAGCGGAGGGAAGTGAGGGACCAGCAGCAGAGAACAATGCTTGATTCTATTCCAAAAGATCTCAATCGTCCTTGGGAAGATCCGATGCCAGAGACAGGCGAGAGGCATCTAGCACAAGAGCTTAGGGGTGTTGGTTTATCGGCGTATGACATGCCTGAATGGAAAAAGGATGCTTTTGGGAAATCCCTAACTTTTGGTCAGAGATCAAAGCTTTCTATCCAGGACCAGAGGCAGAGTTTGCCTATTGCCAAATTGAAGCGTGAATTGATTCAGGCTGTGCATGACAATCAAGTTTTGGTTGTAATTGGTGAGACAGGTTCAGGGAAAACAACACAAGTCACGCAATACCTAGCTGAAGCAGGGTACACTACCAAGGGAAAGATTGGTTGCACTCAGCCTCGTAGGGTGGCTGCAATGTCCGTGGCCAAAAGGGTTGCCGAAGAATTTGGCTGCCGATTGGGTGAGGAAGTTGGATACGCCATTCGTTTCGAGGATTGTACTGGACCCGACACCGTGATTAAGTATATGACTGACGGTATGCTTCTAAGAGAGATTTTGATTGACGAGAATTTATCACAGTATGCAGTTGTAATGCTTGATGAAGCTCATGAGAGGACAATCCACACTGATGTGCTTTTTGGACTGCTGAAGCAACTTGTGAAGAGGAGACCTGATCTTCGATTGATTGTCACTTCTGCCACATTAGATGCTGAGAAATTTTCAGGGTATTTCTTTAACTGCAATATTTTCACAATTCCTGGAAGAACTTATCCCGTGGAGATACTCTATACCAAACAGCCAGAAAGTGACTACCTAGATGCATCTCTTATCACCGTTATGCAAATCCACTTGACAGAACCTGAGGGTGATATCCTCCTCTTCTTAACTGGTCAAGAGGAGATCGATCATGCATGCCAGTGTCTTTACGAGAGGATGAAAGGGTTAGGAAAAAATGTTCctgaattaattattttaccGGTTTACAGTGCTCTTCCAAGCGAAATGCAATCTAGGATCTTTGAACCTGCACCTCCAGGAAAGAGGAAAGTGGTCGTGGCAACCAATATTGCAGAAGCCTCTTTGACCATTGACGgtatattttatgtgattgacCCTGGTTTTGCAAAGCAAAATGTTTACAATCCAAAACAAGGGCTTGATTCACTGGTTATAACTCCCATTTCACAAGCATCAGCCAAACAGCGAGCTGGCAGAGCTGGGCGAACTGGCCCCGGAAAATGTTATCGGCTTTACACCGAAAGCGCGTTTCACAACGAAATGTCCCCTGCCTCAGTTCCAGAAATACAAAGAATTAATCTTGGAACGACTACTCTTACTATGAAAGCTATGGGAATAAATGATCTCCTATCATTTGATTTCATGGACCCGCCTTCTCCCCAAGCTCTCATTTCTGCCATGGAACAGCTGTACAGTCTTGGAGCTCTGGATGAGGAGGGGCTTCTGACTAAATTGGGTAGGAAAATGGCGGAATTTCCATTGGACCCACCATTGTCTAAGATGCTTCTAGCCAGTGTGGATCTCGGGTGTAGTGATGAGATTTTGACAATCATTGCGATGATTCAGACCGGAAACATCTTTTACAGGCCAAGAGAGAAACAAGCCCAGGCGGATCAAAAGAGAGCCAAGTTTTTCCAGCCTGAGGGAGATCATCTGACATTACTTGCTGTTTATGAGGCTTGGAAGGCGAAGAACTTTTCAGGTCCGTGGtgttttgagaattttgttcAGTCTCGTTCCTTGAGGAGGGCACAGGATGTCCGTAAGCAGCTTCTCACCATCATGGACAG GTATAAATTGGATGTCGTTTCTGCTGGGAAGAATTTTACTAAAGTTCGTAAGGCCATAACTGCTGGGTTCTTCTTCCACGGAGCAAGGAAGGATCCTCAAGAAGGTTATAGAACTCTAGTTGAAAACCAACCAGTGTATATACACCCCAGCAGTTCTGTGTTTCAGAGACAGCCGGACTGGGTCGTCTACCATGAGCTAGTGATGACTACAAAGGAGTATATGCGAGAGGTCACGGTCATTGACCCTAAATGGCTTGTGGAGCTAGCTCCAAGATTCTTTAAAGTGgcggatcccacaaaaatgagCAAACGCAAACGTCAAGAACGGATTGAACCACTTTATGACAGATACCATGAACCCAACTCTTGGCGTTTGAGTAAAAGACGTGCTTGA